Proteins encoded in a region of the Quercus lobata isolate SW786 chromosome 8, ValleyOak3.0 Primary Assembly, whole genome shotgun sequence genome:
- the LOC115957501 gene encoding receptor-like protein kinase HERK 1, which yields MSTKNFDLLMWVSSILCLICVSYGFDPIDNYLIDCGSRTNEPVGDRIFVGDNSDSSILSTPQKILANTTLEITSSPYNSTLFQTARILDGPSSYKFPIKKHGRHWIRLYFFPFIYQNYNLSTAKFSVSAQNITLLKEFQIESGPQVKEYSLNITQSNLTLTFTPSSNSFAFINALEVFSLPDELIPKSAQAIVTDNNYSLSNKALETVERVDMGNKSVYPQDDTLWRLWVSDDTYLIHNNLAKFVSNTTAVNFTTDWVTDIIAPSSVYGTATQLDSESDPNTKANVTWRFDVDPGFEYLVRFHFCDIGSMSSSSISFNVYINSMLVVRNFDLSSQSGLGVPYYRDVITRSSDSLKLNVSVGPSDIGNSYPNAILNGLEIMKISNSKGSLVLESDLKKSSKMKVGLIVGLASGMFIAVIFAIILFVLCRRRRRRYAHVSHSKAVENFAPNEMENNSPNRAAIFSSSKFGYRFPFLAIQEATDNFSESLVIGVGGFGKVYKGMLRDETKVAVKRGFSHSQQGFAEFQTEIEMLSQFRHRHLVSLIGYCDEQNEMIIVYEYMENGTLKNHLYGSDLPGLSWQQRLEICIGSARGLHYLHTGSAKAIIHRDVKSANILLDENFMAKVADFGLSKTGPEIDKTHVTTAVKGSFGYLDPEYLTRQQLTEKSDVYSFGVVMLEVLCGRPVIDPSLPREKVNLVEWASKSLKREQLEEVVDPHLAGQIKPDSLMKFGEIAEKCLAECGVDRPSMGDVFWNLECALQLQGNERRSSCAGDLSSQVSHVNHLEISVSTAQFSVGDIAGISMSKVFAQMVKEDTR from the coding sequence ATGAGTACTAAAAATTTTGACTTGCTCATGTGGGTTTCATCTATTTTGTGTTTGATATGTGTTTCATATGGGTTTGATCCTATAGACAATTATTTGATAGACTGTGGATCCCGCACCAATGAACCGGTGGGTGATCGCATATTTGTGGGTGATAACTCTGATTCCAGTATTCTTTCAACCCCACAAAAGATTCTTGCAAACACAACCCTGGAAATTACTTCATCTCCTTATAATTCAACTCTGTTCCAAACTGCAAGAATACTAGATGGACCCTCTAGTTACAAATTTCCAATTAAGAAACATGGGAGGCATTGGATTCGCCTATATTTCTTCCCTTTCATTTATCAAAACTACAATCTGAGCACAGCAAAATTCTCAGTATCAGCTCAAAATATCACCCTTCTCAAAGAATTCCAAATAGAAAGTGGTCCTCAGGTAAAGGAATACTCTTTGAACATAACTCAAAGCAATCTGACTCTTACTTTTACCCCTAGTTCCAATTCCTTCGCCTTCATAAATGCCTTGGAAGTTTTTTCGCTTCCTGATGAGCTCATTCCTAAGAGTGCGCAAGCAATTGTAACAGACAACAATTACAGTTTGTCGAATAAGGCATTAGAGACAGTTGAAAGGGTAGACATGGGTAACAAAAGTGTGTATCCCCAAGATGATACCCTATGGCGTCTTTGGGTCTCTGATGATACGTATCTGATTCACAATAATCTTGCAAAGTTTGTGTCAAACACTACAGCTGTCAATTTCACGACAGACTGGGTAACAGATATTATCGCTCCCTCTTCTGTCTATGGCACTGCCACTCAGTTGGACTCAGAATCTGATCCTAATACCAAAGCAAATGTGACATGGCGTTTTGATGTTGATCCTGGCTTTGAGTATTTGGTCCGGTTTCACTTTTGTGACATTGGGAGTATGTCTTCATCTAGTATAAGCTTCAATGTTTATATCAACTCAATGCTTGTTGTTAGAAATTTTGATCTTAGCAGTCAATCAGGCTTGGGTGTGCCTTATTATAGGGATGTCATCACAAGGTCAAGCGATAGCCTTAAGCTGAATGTCAGTGTTGGCCCTTCTGATATTGGTAATTCTTATCCAAATGCCATTCTTAATGGCCTGGAGATCATGAAAATAAGCAATTCCAAGGGCAGCCTTGTCTTGGAGTCTGATTTGAAAAAAAGTTCTAAGATGAAAGTTGGTTTGATAGTGGGATTGGCCAGTGGAATGTTCATAGCTGTTATTTTCGCTATCATTCTCTTCGTGCTctgcagaagaagaagacgaagataTGCACATGTCAGCCATTCAAAGGCAGTAGAAAATTTTGCCCCTAATGAAATGGAGAATAACTCACCCAACAGGGCTGCTATCTTTTCTAGCTCAAAATTTGGGTATCGCTTTCCTTTTTTGGCAATTCAAGAGGCTACTGATAATTTCAGCGAAAGTTTAGTTATTGGTGTAGGTGGCTTTGGGAAGGTTTACAAGGGAATGTTGAGAGATGAAACAAAAGTGGCAGTGAAGAGGGGGTTTTCTCATTCACAACAGGGTTTTGCAGAATTCCAGACTGAAATAGAAATGTTATCTCAGTTTCGTCACCGCCATCTGGTATCTCTGATTGGTTACTGTGACGAGCAAAATGAGATGATCATAGTTTACGAGTACATGGAAAATGGGACCCTAAAGAACCATCTGTATGGTTCTGATCTCCCCGGCTTAAGTTGGCAGCAAAGGCTTGAGATATGCATTGGATCAGCAAGAGGACTTCACTATCTTCACACTGGCTCTGCCAAGGCAATTATTCATCGTGATGTCAAGTCTGCAAATATACTACTAGATGAGAATTTCATGGCCAAGGTTGCTGATTTTGGGCTTTCAAAGACTGGTCCTGAGATTGATAAGACGCATGTCACTACTGCAGTAAAAGGAAGCTTTGGGTATCTTGATCCTGAGTATTTGACAAGGCAACAACTGACAGAAAAATCGGATGTGTACTCTTTTGGGGTAGTCATGTTGGAAGTTCTTTGTGGGAGACCTGTCATTGATCCATCCCTTCCAAGGGAAAAGGTGAATTTAGTTGAATGGGCAAGTAAATCACTGAAAAGAGAGCAATTGGAGGAAGTTGTAGATCCTCATCTCGCAGGTCAAATTAAACCAGATTCATTAATGAAGTTTGGAGAAATAGCAGAGAAATGCTTGGCAGAATGTGGTGTTGATCGACCTTCAATGGGAGATGTGTTCTGGAATTTGGAGTGTGCACTTCAACTTCAAGGTAATGAACGAAGATCCAGTTGTGCTGGTGATCTGTCTTCACAAGTTAGTCACGTCAATCACTTGGAGATCAGTGTATCCACTGCACAATTCAGTGTGGGTGACATTGCTGGTATTTCAATGAGTAAGGTCTTTGCCCAAATGGTGAAAGAGGATACGAGGTAG